One Candidatus Neomarinimicrobiota bacterium DNA segment encodes these proteins:
- a CDS encoding ABC transporter ATP-binding protein produces the protein MILKTKNLSKSFGSREAVDNLSLEIPERSVFGFLGPNGSGKSTTIRMMTDLIRPDNGEVFIEGKSVQKNRQKALINVGAFIERADFYKHLSAQTNLEMLARMDGKGFDNIPIVLERVGLTDRANDKVKHYSQGMRQRLGIAQALLAKPKLLILDEPTNGLDPQGMKEVRDLVRDLNSEGITIFISSHLLDEVQKICSHVAIIHLGTLIISGTMKELLTESEFFTTELRIHPIKKAKTILESQEWVHKCVENNGVLFVNVSTGKISDIAPLLIQNGCKVDAIIPKTSLEELYLSKMETKGF, from the coding sequence ATGATCCTTAAGACAAAAAATCTATCTAAATCATTCGGCTCACGGGAAGCTGTGGATAATTTATCATTAGAAATTCCGGAAAGGTCTGTTTTTGGTTTCTTGGGACCAAACGGAAGTGGGAAATCAACAACCATTAGGATGATGACAGATTTAATTCGCCCAGATAATGGCGAAGTATTTATTGAAGGAAAATCTGTCCAAAAAAATCGCCAAAAGGCATTAATCAACGTAGGTGCATTTATTGAGCGTGCGGATTTTTATAAACATCTCTCAGCTCAAACAAATTTAGAAATGCTGGCACGAATGGATGGTAAAGGGTTTGATAATATACCAATCGTTTTGGAAAGAGTTGGGTTGACTGATAGAGCGAATGATAAAGTGAAACATTACTCTCAAGGAATGCGCCAAAGGCTTGGGATTGCACAAGCATTGCTGGCTAAACCCAAATTGTTAATTTTAGATGAACCAACAAATGGACTTGACCCACAAGGGATGAAGGAAGTAAGAGATTTAGTGAGGGATCTTAATAGTGAAGGAATCACCATTTTTATTTCTTCTCACTTGCTGGATGAAGTACAAAAAATATGTTCACATGTAGCGATTATTCATTTGGGGACATTGATTATTTCCGGAACGATGAAAGAATTATTAACTGAATCAGAATTTTTTACAACAGAGTTGCGGATTCATCCTATAAAGAAAGCTAAAACAATATTAGAATCTCAAGAATGGGTTCATAAGTGCGTTGAAAATAATGGGGTGTTGTTCGTGAACGTATCCACAGGGAAAATTTCCGATATCGCACCATTGCTTATCCAAAACGGCTGTAAAGTGGATGCGATTATTCCTAAAACTTCATTAGAAGAGTTGTATTTGTCAAAAATGGAAACCAAAGGATTTTGA
- a CDS encoding ABC transporter permease subunit, with protein MIGLIHNELLKITGRWRSYIGFIGIAILMPLILWGFSYGGGEIHDEYASELGDNFIVVGSIFNAFLATYIVMNAFWIHMPFLVALAAGDAVAAEGAAGTFRIILTRSTSRLKILFAKLFATWIYTALLILFLAFMSLGIGSIWLGVGDLIVFDKGILILDQSEAWVRMTLAFGLAILIMCVVATLCFMFSTMVNNGIGPIIGAIFLIVIGYIIMAIPIELFEKMEPYIFVTYFDVWVQAFKDPIPWDRIIKSLGVLALYTVGFIGISIGVFINKDIKT; from the coding sequence GTGATAGGGCTTATTCATAACGAATTATTGAAAATTACCGGTCGATGGAGAAGCTATATCGGATTCATTGGGATAGCCATTTTAATGCCATTAATTCTCTGGGGCTTCTCTTATGGTGGCGGTGAAATTCATGATGAATATGCAAGTGAACTCGGGGATAATTTTATTGTAGTGGGTTCAATATTTAATGCGTTTTTAGCCACATATATTGTGATGAACGCATTTTGGATTCATATGCCATTTCTGGTAGCCCTGGCTGCCGGCGATGCGGTAGCAGCAGAAGGCGCTGCGGGAACGTTTAGAATTATTTTAACTCGTTCAACAAGTAGGTTGAAAATATTATTCGCCAAATTATTTGCTACGTGGATTTATACTGCGCTTCTCATCTTATTTTTAGCATTCATGAGTCTTGGGATTGGATCTATTTGGTTGGGAGTTGGTGACCTCATCGTATTTGATAAAGGAATTCTCATTTTAGATCAAAGTGAAGCATGGGTTCGCATGACACTTGCATTTGGATTAGCCATTCTAATTATGTGTGTTGTAGCAACTTTGTGTTTTATGTTTTCGACAATGGTAAATAACGGTATTGGCCCAATTATAGGCGCCATTTTCCTCATTGTGATTGGATATATCATTATGGCAATTCCAATCGAATTATTCGAAAAAATGGAACCTTATATTTTTGTAACGTATTTTGATGTATGGGTCCAGGCATTCAAAGACCCAATCCCGTGGGATCGAATCATAAAAAGTTTGGGTGTTTTAGCTCTTTATACAGTCGGATTTATTGGAATCAGCATTGGAGTGTTTATAAATAAAGACATTAAAACATGA
- the typA gene encoding translational GTPase TypA: protein MRKNNFRNIAIIAHVDHGKTTLVDGLLKQSGTFQAHEQVDERVMDSMDLEKERGITITAKNTAVIYNDVKINIMDTPGHADFGGEVERSLNLVDGALLLVDASEGPLPQTRFVLRKTLDKQLPVILVINKIDRADARIEEVINEVYDLFIDLDATDDQIEFPIIYTNAKDGIAHHNLDDGSTNLNPIFDTIIEKIKGPVANDNFTPQFLVTNLDYDPYVGQVAIGRLNNGVLEMNKSYSLCGIDGIKSNQKFSAIYTFKGLKKIQSESLEAGDIIAIAGIDGVTIGDTISSNENPMPLPRIIIDEPTVSMLFYVNNSPFAGKEGKYLTSRNIIERLEKEVLGNVALQVHPTDRKDMFEVRGRGELQMAVLIETMRREEFEFMVSKPHVITHEENGKTMEPMEKVFLDIPDDKVGIVTEKLSVRKGKMTNLVNHGHGRVSMEFIIPSRGLIGFRSQFLTDTQGAGIMNKLFDGFAPWFGPIPQRISGAMVADRQGKVTTYACLGMVDRGELFVKVGTEVYDGMIIGKRNRSMDLTLNITREKKLTNMRAAASDSTVVLRPPKQLSLDQSIEFIAEDELVEVTPLSIRLRKMELNANKRLSKSRKEKYVE, encoded by the coding sequence ATGAGAAAAAATAATTTCCGCAATATTGCAATTATTGCCCACGTCGATCATGGGAAAACAACTCTTGTTGATGGGCTTCTGAAGCAAAGCGGAACCTTTCAGGCCCACGAGCAAGTAGATGAGCGTGTTATGGATTCGATGGATTTGGAAAAAGAAAGAGGAATTACGATAACTGCAAAAAATACAGCTGTCATTTATAATGATGTAAAAATAAACATCATGGATACACCCGGGCATGCGGATTTCGGTGGAGAAGTTGAACGAAGCCTGAACTTAGTTGATGGTGCTCTTCTTTTGGTTGATGCCAGTGAAGGCCCGCTACCCCAAACCCGATTTGTTCTCAGGAAAACATTGGATAAACAATTACCGGTTATTTTAGTAATTAATAAAATTGATAGAGCGGATGCCCGAATTGAAGAAGTTATTAATGAAGTTTATGATTTATTTATTGACTTGGATGCAACAGATGATCAAATAGAATTTCCCATTATTTATACGAATGCAAAGGACGGAATTGCTCATCATAACCTAGACGATGGTTCTACAAATCTTAACCCGATATTTGACACCATTATAGAAAAAATAAAAGGCCCCGTGGCAAATGATAATTTTACGCCACAATTTTTAGTTACCAATTTAGATTATGATCCTTACGTCGGACAGGTCGCAATTGGTCGGCTGAACAATGGCGTTTTAGAAATGAATAAATCGTATTCTCTTTGCGGAATTGATGGCATAAAAAGCAATCAAAAATTTTCTGCTATATATACTTTTAAAGGGCTTAAAAAAATTCAATCAGAAAGCCTGGAAGCTGGTGATATTATTGCTATTGCCGGGATTGATGGTGTGACCATTGGGGATACCATTTCCTCCAATGAAAATCCAATGCCACTTCCTAGAATAATCATCGATGAACCTACGGTATCGATGCTTTTTTATGTAAATAATAGTCCATTTGCTGGCAAAGAAGGAAAATATCTTACATCCAGAAACATCATTGAGCGGTTAGAAAAAGAAGTTCTAGGGAATGTTGCTCTTCAGGTTCATCCCACAGATAGAAAAGATATGTTTGAAGTTCGAGGTAGAGGCGAACTACAGATGGCAGTGTTGATTGAAACGATGCGAAGAGAAGAGTTTGAATTTATGGTTTCGAAACCACATGTAATTACCCATGAAGAAAATGGAAAAACAATGGAACCAATGGAAAAGGTTTTTCTTGATATTCCGGATGATAAAGTTGGTATTGTTACAGAAAAACTTTCTGTCCGAAAGGGGAAAATGACAAATTTAGTAAACCATGGCCATGGGAGAGTTTCAATGGAATTTATTATCCCATCTCGTGGGTTAATTGGTTTTCGAAGTCAATTCCTCACCGATACTCAAGGCGCCGGAATAATGAATAAATTGTTTGACGGATTTGCTCCATGGTTCGGTCCAATTCCACAACGAATAAGCGGGGCTATGGTAGCGGACCGACAAGGAAAAGTAACGACATATGCTTGTTTAGGGATGGTTGATAGAGGCGAGCTTTTTGTAAAAGTAGGAACCGAAGTTTATGATGGGATGATAATTGGTAAACGAAATCGTTCCATGGATTTAACATTAAATATTACACGGGAAAAGAAATTAACAAATATGCGGGCCGCTGCTTCAGATTCGACGGTTGTATTGCGACCGCCTAAGCAATTGTCTTTGGATCAATCCATTGAATTCATAGCAGAAGACGAATTGGTTGAAGTAACTCCGCTATCAATTCGATTACGTAAGATGGAATTGAATGCAAATAAGCGTTTATCTAAAAGTCGTAAAGAAAAATATGTCGAATAA